A window of the Acidimicrobiales bacterium genome harbors these coding sequences:
- a CDS encoding MarR family transcriptional regulator, with product MPTEPDTSRADLIEALGAVAFAVMAALSRVAAEHDLSLTQLRMIGILRDRRMTITELAHALGLDRSSVSGLVERTETRGLVQREPNPDDARSVHVTLSPRGAEALSLGATEAAGLLSSLTDALTLTESRRLTALLDRMIEHRGL from the coding sequence ATGCCAACTGAACCCGACACCTCACGCGCCGACCTGATCGAAGCGCTTGGCGCCGTTGCCTTCGCAGTCATGGCCGCGCTCTCCCGAGTCGCGGCCGAACACGATCTGTCCCTCACGCAACTTCGCATGATCGGCATCCTGCGCGATCGGCGCATGACGATCACCGAACTCGCTCATGCGCTCGGGCTCGACCGGTCATCGGTATCAGGACTCGTTGAGCGCACCGAGACGCGCGGGCTCGTCCAGCGCGAACCCAACCCCGATGACGCTCGCAGCGTCCACGTGACGCTCAGCCCTAGAGGTGCCGAAGCGCTCAGCCTCGGCGCGACCGAGGCCGCCGGATTGCTGTCATCGTTGACCGACGCGCTGACCCTCACCGAGAGCCGGCGGCTCACCGCGCTCCTCGACCGAATGATCGAACACCGAGGTTTGTGA
- a CDS encoding type II toxin-antitoxin system RelE/ParE family toxin, which translates to MWEVEVTDEFAGWWVTLDADQRAALGVRIDLLESRGPDLGRPSVDRIKGSRHHNMKELRASEGGALRVLFAFDPRRQAILLLGGDKSGQWAEWYEWAIPAADVLYDEYLDELREEGLIE; encoded by the coding sequence ACCGACGAGTTCGCGGGTTGGTGGGTGACGCTCGATGCCGATCAGCGGGCGGCGCTCGGTGTGCGGATCGACCTGTTGGAGAGTCGGGGGCCAGATCTGGGGCGGCCGTCGGTCGATCGGATCAAGGGGTCGCGTCATCACAACATGAAGGAACTGCGGGCCAGCGAGGGTGGGGCGTTGCGGGTGCTGTTCGCGTTCGATCCGCGTCGGCAGGCGATTCTGTTGCTCGGGGGCGACAAGTCCGGCCAGTGGGCGGAGTGGTACGAGTGGGCGATCCCTGCGGCTGATGTTCTCTATGACGAGTACTTGGATGAGCTCCGTGAGGAGGGGTTGATCGAATGA
- a CDS encoding NAD(P)-dependent alcohol dehydrogenase gives MTTPAPATPHRNAHAQPHESYEMKAITRDRFGSPDVLHFQDIHRPAIPAGSVLVDVRAAGVNRGDALEMRGWPYLARLMGYGTTRPRQAVLGTDIAGTVIALSEGVSRIDIGDEIVGFGTGAFAQFAVVPASMTVHRPDSIDVEQAAAIPTAAVAALQAMRNAARVEAGQHVAVIGASGGVGTFAVQIAKAYGAEVTGVAGARNLDLVRSIGADHLVDYKVDDIATHTGRYDVIIDLVGSRPIQALRYALTPTGTFVVVGGQNPRSLTGMRRFAAAAALSPFTRQRLVPLFSKPDGDDLAAVVELARTGAVRPIVGRTFELSDTAAAIGHVETGHGTGRTVVTT, from the coding sequence ATGACCACGCCCGCCCCAGCAACGCCCCACCGGAACGCCCACGCACAACCACACGAGAGCTACGAAATGAAAGCCATCACCAGAGACCGCTTCGGATCCCCCGATGTCCTCCACTTCCAGGACATCCACCGACCGGCAATTCCTGCTGGCAGCGTGCTCGTCGATGTCCGCGCCGCCGGCGTCAACCGGGGCGACGCCCTCGAGATGCGCGGCTGGCCCTACCTCGCCCGCCTGATGGGATACGGCACGACACGCCCCAGGCAAGCGGTGCTCGGGACCGACATCGCCGGAACCGTGATCGCGCTGAGCGAAGGCGTCAGCCGCATCGACATCGGCGACGAGATCGTCGGCTTCGGCACCGGAGCCTTCGCACAGTTCGCCGTCGTTCCCGCATCGATGACCGTCCATCGGCCCGACTCGATCGATGTCGAACAGGCAGCCGCCATCCCAACGGCTGCGGTCGCCGCGCTCCAAGCGATGCGCAACGCCGCCCGGGTCGAGGCCGGACAGCACGTCGCCGTGATCGGCGCATCAGGAGGCGTCGGCACCTTCGCCGTGCAGATCGCCAAGGCATACGGAGCCGAGGTGACGGGGGTGGCCGGGGCACGAAACCTCGATCTCGTCCGGTCGATCGGCGCCGACCATCTCGTCGACTACAAGGTCGACGACATCGCGACCCACACCGGCCGCTACGACGTGATCATCGACCTCGTCGGCAGCCGGCCAATCCAGGCCCTCCGCTATGCGTTGACACCGACGGGCACGTTCGTCGTGGTCGGCGGACAGAACCCGCGGTCGCTGACCGGGATGCGTCGCTTCGCTGCTGCTGCGGCGCTGTCGCCGTTCACGCGGCAGCGCCTCGTGCCGCTGTTCTCCAAGCCCGACGGGGATGACCTGGCAGCCGTGGTCGAACTCGCACGGACTGGTGCCGTCCGCCCGATCGTCGGCCGCACCTTCGAACTCAGCGACACCGCCGCAGCCATTGGCCATGTCGAAACCGGACACGGCACCGGCCGAACCGTCGTCACGACTTGA
- a CDS encoding pyridoxamine 5'-phosphate oxidase family protein encodes MTHELTLLPLAAEAFTPPTDRDMSPSERREFVRTHRTCVFGTRRKADGPAMSVVYYIPTESGELLVSTMRDRGKSRVIARDPKVSICVLDERWPFSYLQVYCNAVVDSDPDLVVDVMMAVGGRMSGEPLGDDARPFVQAMAAEEDRVVLRCTPYSTFAQPPRHLHRNDQEDRITHWRSGIVAWDAPDE; translated from the coding sequence GTGACCCACGAGCTGACACTCCTACCCCTCGCTGCTGAAGCGTTCACGCCGCCCACCGACCGTGACATGAGTCCGTCAGAGCGACGCGAATTCGTACGAACTCATCGGACCTGCGTGTTCGGGACCCGGCGTAAAGCCGACGGACCGGCGATGTCGGTCGTCTACTACATCCCCACCGAATCAGGGGAACTGCTGGTGTCCACGATGCGCGACCGGGGCAAGTCCCGCGTCATCGCCCGCGACCCGAAGGTGAGCATCTGTGTGCTCGACGAGCGCTGGCCGTTCTCCTACCTGCAGGTCTACTGCAACGCCGTCGTGGACTCGGATCCCGATCTCGTCGTCGACGTGATGATGGCGGTTGGTGGTCGGATGTCCGGTGAGCCGCTCGGCGACGACGCCCGCCCGTTCGTCCAGGCGATGGCCGCCGAGGAAGACCGAGTCGTGCTGCGATGCACCCCGTACAGCACGTTCGCTCAACCTCCCCGGCACCTCCACCGCAACGACCAGGAGGATCGCATCACGCACTGGCGCTCCGGCATCGTGGCATGGGACGCACCCGACGAGTGA
- a CDS encoding XRE family transcriptional regulator — MSGHTKWSELRDKMMERPGAAERVERARAELDEELRLYELRHAEALSQVDVAGRLEITQSAVSKLEHAEDVRVSTLRDYLEALGARLELVAVFDDEDRRVPVHLGKEPAA; from the coding sequence ATGAGTGGACACACGAAGTGGTCCGAGCTTCGGGACAAGATGATGGAACGGCCCGGCGCGGCTGAGCGGGTCGAGCGGGCGCGGGCTGAACTCGATGAGGAGCTGCGTCTGTATGAGCTCCGTCATGCCGAGGCGTTGAGTCAGGTCGATGTCGCCGGCAGGTTGGAGATCACCCAGAGCGCAGTGTCCAAGCTCGAACACGCCGAGGACGTCCGGGTCTCGACGCTGCGGGACTACCTCGAAGCGCTCGGCGCTCGGCTCGAGCTGGTCGCAGTGTTCGACGACGAGGATCGTCGGGTGCCGGTGCATCTCGGCAAGGAACCGGCGGCCTGA